A stretch of the Halictus rubicundus isolate RS-2024b chromosome 16, iyHalRubi1_principal, whole genome shotgun sequence genome encodes the following:
- the LOC143361998 gene encoding uncharacterized protein LOC143361998 has product MMNETKECCVLLISLRLLRECIEGDVSTWGSLYSGDHLRIYIYNVHVCICREHQEAQIHTHAEEFILKTLLCIFASI; this is encoded by the exons atgatgaatgaaacaaaagaatgttgtgtccttttaatttcgttacgcctgttacgcgagtgcatcgaaggagacgtttctacgtggggaagcttatattcag gagatcatctgcgcatatacatatataatgtacatgtatgtatatgtagggAGCATCAAGAAGCACAAATTCACACTCATGCGGAGGAATTcatattaaaaacattattatgtatttttgctagtatttaa